One window of the Colletotrichum destructivum chromosome 4, complete sequence genome contains the following:
- a CDS encoding Putative corA, transmembrane region codes for MALSKDFEQSPPLTASDMADQTKRSNTPALLVRRSSLMNRFPESGSSAYVLDWETNDCKQRLLNHADDLLREAVGRRRLTIVQGLPLDLVQVLRDSLGVDPGFLEAHAGRRRYRPLRPDDGSSFISFEYPELVKTARGNCGPDSGYKPSARQSDLVDVMDEAPFHMMSRDGQAVMFCHASLWMSSKADVLFLDRPIWNDPSSQVRKARRPLSVTRSWQSKIDESQMDGTSVWNVLIAEGDELPGLEDSLLRTFRQANVVRQSLPDVLREAVYDKWQDFFETLPPCSQSGSLHDSSLYWQATESLEQNLDLAQNQERQTDWRSLLDRLQRRIAISRLETSTIPQTPGWPRTQPTTAALQTRDMNLPAQSSRPCADDGDHWPDQKEANQRALDRVTYLGGILLPFTVVSAILSMNEEYAPNSPRFWIFWVASVGAAILCLLIIYLDQLRCLEVYFEVVAADKVESIFPSGMPHHSHGVAFMSMSDTGVRRPSRLTTEMFVDMPDPGVGDIEVLADSAVNPTMLVQQCKDGSRPKAWQRRQLGWGGAMKKVVGYYRWMGGKPVQLSPYGERFRMKAV; via the exons ATGGCTTTATCAAAGGACTTCGAGCAATCGCCGCCACTGACCGCCAGCGACATGGCCGACCAGACGAAGCGGTCCAACACGCCGGCGCTACTCGTCCGCAGATCGTCGTTGATGAACAGGTTCCCCGAGTCTGGATCGTCGGCGTACGTCCTCGATTGGGAGACCAACGATTGCAAGCAACGACTCCTCAACCACGCTGACGACCTTTTGAGAGAAGCAGTTGGCCGCAGGCGGCTCACCATCGTCCAGGGGCTTCCGCTGGACCTGGTGCAGGTGTTGAGGGACTCGCTGGGCGTCGACCCTGGTTTCCTCGAAGCGCATGCTGGGAGGCGAAGATATCGGCCATTGAGGCCCGACGACGGCTCGAGCTTCATATCCTTTGAATACCCAGAGCTCGTCAAGACCGCCAGGGGAAACTGTGGGCCTGATTCTGGTTATAAGCCGTCTGCGAGACAATCTGACCTGGTGGATGTGATGGATGAAGCACCCTTCCACATGATGTCGAGGGATGGACAGGCTGTCATGTTCTGTCATGCGTCGCTGTGGATGAGTAGCAAGGCCGATG TCCTGTTTCTGGATAGGCCGATATGGAATGATCCTTCCTCACAAGTCCGCAAGGCCAGGCGGCCACTTTCGGTTACCCGCTCGTGGCAGTCAAAAATCGACGAATCGCAAATGGACGGGACTTCCGTGTGGAATGTCCTGATTGCAGAAGGAGACGAGCTGCCAGGTCTCGAGGACAGCCTCTTGCGAACGTTCCGGCAGGCAAATgtggtcaggcaaagcctgCCCGATGTCCTACGCGAAGCCGTCTACGACAAATGGCAGGACTTCTTCGAGACTCTCCCCCCGTGCTCCCAGTCGGGCTCTCTACACGACTCATCTCTGTACTGGCAAGCGACAGAGTCTCTCGAGCAGAATCTGGATTTGGCTCAAAACCAGGAGCGGCAAACCGATTGGCGTAGCCTTCTTGACCGATTGCAGCGCCGCATAGCCATCTCACGGCTTGAGACGTCGACGATTCCACAAACCCCTGGGTGGCCCCGTACACAaccgacaacggcggcatTGCAGACAAGAGATATGAATCTTCCCGCACAGAGCAGTCGGCCATgcgcggacgacggcgatcaCTGGCCGGATCAGAAGGAGGCAAATCAGCGAGCACTCGATCGCGTCACTTATCTAGGAGGCATTCTTCTCCCATTTACCGTGGTGTCCGCTATCCTCTCTATGAACGAAGAGTATGCACCGAACTCGCCGCGATTCTGGATTTTCTGGGTGGCCTCCGTCGGTGCTGCCATCCTTTGCCTGCTCATCATCTACCTGGATCAACTGCGCTGTCTCGAGGTCTACTTTGAGGTGGTAGCCGCTGACAAGGTCGAATCCATCTTCCCATCCGGAATGCCACACCACAGCCATGGTGTCGCGTTCATGTCCATGTCGGATACAGGGGTGCGCCGGCCGTCGCGTTTGACAACGGAAATGTTCGTCGACATGCCGGATCCTGGCGTGGGCGACATAGAAGTCTTGGCCGATTCGGCCGTGAACCCGACAATGCTCGTGCAGCAGTGCAAAGACGGGTCGAGACCGAAGGCGTGGCAGCGGAGGCAGCTGGGCTGGGGCGGCGCAATGAAGAAGGTCGTTGGGTATTATCGGTGGATGGGCGGCAAGCCGGTACAGCTGAGTCCATACGGGGAGAGGTTCCGGATGAAGGCAGTCTAG
- a CDS encoding Putative DASH complex subunit Dad3 protein, which translates to MEQGRESTLLHSQPELTPLEAEVLEEYEKLADNMKKLASTLEDLSGSPSTEILDGLRELERKTSLVFTLLKASVYSIVLQQEIDWGDRAGSQGNDREDEEE; encoded by the exons ATGGAGCAGGGACGGGAATCAACACTGCTGCATTCGCAGCCGGAGCTGACGCCGCTGGAAGCCGAGGTCCTGGAGGAGTACGAGAAGCTGGCGGACAATATGAAAAAG CTCGCCTCTACACTGGAAGACCTCAGCGGCTCCCCGAGCACCGAGatccttgatggcctgcGTGAGCTGGAGCGCAAAACGAGCCTGGTCTTCACGCTTCTCAAGGCGAGCGTGTACAGCATAGTGCTGCAGCAGGAAATCGATTGGGGCGACCGGGCGGGAAGCCAAGGCAACGAccgggaggacgaggaagagtGA
- a CDS encoding Putative small ribosomal subunit protein uS5: MNSVRPARSVLSRCVSVSSTPAMPCRLFHSSVSRSGRRRSRFNNITAEKMGLTTPDAIDSYAKRKFPEYTEEEKATLKQKYTPEQWEALEAAEAAIDPRDLVIQGRLRTDPYKQPYVEDFATIRPVIDAKPQKTLQPQEVKWLPRREWVDNYIEKMADRVDTQMHDTMGRAFARALRKVKDSNPDKLDFTEEELDELEQNPELRRKFLVDQDPDVLGGQRPRGPKQAGIADNDWMNLIDKHFFEELEQSLSTVENPLQPSRLDSWKAIEGEHGNSALSAELGKVEGVKGLYKPPDDPEDDGLDPTGRFAKLKNATGMKMTDILSVLTKRVVLRSVSNQTRLGKIRSASVVVVAGNGNGRLGVGEAKSTDLHIATATATLLAIRNMKPIRRYENRTIFGNVEAKISGTVVKLASRPPGFGLRVSHRIFEMARLAGIHDLAATIPRSNNPYNTVYAVHKALMNQPDPEEMAIGRGKKLVDVRKVYYGGSVY, from the exons ATGAACTCGGTACGCCCGGCGCGGAGCGTCCTGTCGAGATGcgtctccgtctcgagcACGCCGGCCATGCCCTGCCGTCTGTTCCACAGCTCCGTTAGCCGGtcggggcggaggcggtcACGATTCAACAATATCACTGCCGAGAAGATGGGACTCACGACCCCCGATGCGATCGACTCGTATGCGAAGCGCAAGTTCCCCGAGTACacagaggaggagaaggcgacCCTGAAGCAGAAGTACACTCCCGAGCAGTGGGAGGctctcgaggcggccgaggcggccatTGACCCTAGAGACCTGGTGATCCAGGGTCGGTTACGGACGGACCCCTACAAGCAGCCCTACGTCGAGGACTTCGCGACAATCCGACCTGTTATCGACGCGAAACCCCAGAAGACTCTGCAGCCCCAAGAAGTGAAGTGGCTCCCGAGGAGAGAGTGGGTCGACAACTACATCGAGAAGATGGCGGACCGGGTCGACACTCAAATGCATGACACCATGGGCCGGGCCTTTGCCAGGGCGCTGCGCAAGGTCAAGGACTCGAACCCGGACAAACTCGACTTCACGGAGGAGGAGTTGGATGAGCTCGAGCAGAACCCTGAATTGCGCAGAAAGTTCCTAGTCGACCAGGACCCTGACGTACTGGGAGGCCAGCGGCCGAGGGGGCCGAAGCAGGCGGGGATTGCAGACAACGATTGGATGAACTTGATCGACAAGCACTTTTTCGAGGAGCTTGAACAGTCGCTCTCTACTGTCGAAAACCCCCTCCAACCGTCCCGCCTCGACTCGTGGAAGGCTATCGAGGGCGAGCACGGCAATTCGGCTCTGTCTGCCGAGCTTGGCAAGGTCGAGGGTGTTAAGGGCCTCTACAAGCCCCCCGACgaccccgaggacgacggcctcgaccccACGGGCCGTTTCGCAAAGCTCAAGAATGCCACTGGCATGAAGATGACCGACATCCTCTCCGTCCTCACCAAGAGAGTCGTTCTCCGTAGCGTCTCCAACCAGACCCGTTTGGGCAAGATCCGCAGCGCCTCTGTTGTCGTCGTGGCCGGTAACGGCAACGGTAGACTGGGTGTGGGAGAGGCCAAGTCCACCGACCTTCATATcgccacggcgacggccacgCTTCTTGCCATCCGCAACATGAAGCCTATTCGCCGGTATGAAAACCGCACCATCTTCGgcaacgtcgaggccaagatTTCGGGAACCGTTGTGAAGCTTGCCTCGCGCCCCCCCG GCTTCGGACTTCGCGTCTCCCACAGGATATTTGAAATGGCCCGCCTCGCCGGAATTCATGACCTGGCTGCCACGATCCCCCGCTCCAACAATCCCTATAACACTGTCTATGCCGTCCACAAGGCCCTCATGAACCAACCGGATCCAGAGGAGATGGCCATTGGCCGCGGGAAGAAGCTAGTCGACGTGAGGAAGGTGTACTACGGCGGCTCTGTATATTAA